A DNA window from Macrobrachium rosenbergii isolate ZJJX-2024 chromosome 41, ASM4041242v1, whole genome shotgun sequence contains the following coding sequences:
- the LOC136826562 gene encoding cytochrome P450 2U1-like has translation MTWLTLILLGLVAFIAYLVFNQPDSKGMPPGPKGLPLVGNVFDLLFMNSPKYFNKMAEIHGPLYSIQLGLKRVVVINSSHWLTQAFVRQGDMFNHRPRGTVLSFIMGGKGIADAEDQVWRDSRRFTLHVLRDFGMGKSSVEAYVNRELHDFLEAVQKKVDQPYDIHYDMATSVLNIVWHMFVGERFQMDDKNLKWIVDSLEMSLTLVEQGGFLNYTPMLQFIGTFLKPKAFKVGLNVKHRLDYFTKLIKEHKENLDNPDRGNDFIYQYLLEQRKQIEQGKENITFTDNQLKWLISDLFIVGLDTTVTTLRWCMLFLVRHPEIQEKLFQELEAEIGIDRHPTYEDRLRMPYTEAFITEIFRYGSITPLALHGNPEETTLNGYRIPKRSWIIGNIYGIHWDKKVWKDPENFRPERFIDESGQLVRSENVVGFSVGRRNCLGESLARIETFQFLTGMLQKFKFGIPPGHKIPNTDYHCGVTLNPKSFKLMVTERFAKAG, from the exons ATGACGTGGTTAACTTTGATACTTCTTGGGTTAGTGGCATTCATTGCGTATTTGGTCTTCAATCAGCCAGACTCTAAGGGTATGCCTCCAGGACCGAAGGGCCTGCCGCTCGTTGGCAATGTGTTTGATCTACTCTTCATGAACTCTCCCAAATACTTCAACAA AATGGCCGAAATACACGGTCCTTTATACAGCATCCAGTTGGGTCTTAAACGAGTTGTTGTCATCAACTCCTCACACTGGCTGACACAAGCTTTTGTCAGGCAAGGAGACATGTTTAACCATCGACCCAGAGGAACAGTCCTCAGCTTCATAATGGGTGGTAAAG GCATTGCTGATGCTGAGGATCAGGTCTGGCGGGACTCGAGGCGTTTCACTCTCCATGTCCTTCGAGATTTTGGGATGGGCAAGAGCTCTGTGGAGGCATACGTCAATAGGGAGCTTCATGACTTCTTGGAGGCTGTACAG AAAAAGGTAGACCAACCTTACGACATCCATTACGATATGGCTACATCTGTCCTCAACATTGTATGGCACATGTTCGTTGGCGAACGCTTCCAAATGGATGATAAGAATCTGAAGTGGATTGTGGATTCCTTGGAGATGTCCCTGACCCTGGTGGAACAGGGCGGCTTCCTCAATTACACCCCTATGTTACA ATTTATCGGCACGTTCTTGAAACCAAAGGCCTTCAAAGTTGGACTAAACGTAAAACATCGGCTTGATTATTTTACAAAACTGATCAAAGAGCACAAGGAAAATCTGGACAACCCCGACCGAGGCAATGATTTCATATATCAGTATCTTCTCGAACAGAGAAAACAAATAGAGCAAGGCAAAGAGAATATAACATTTACAG ACAACCAGCTGAAATGGCTAATCAGTGACCTCTTCATAGTGGGCCTTGATACAACGGTAACAACACTTCGCTGGTGCATGCTCTTCCTCGTCAGACACCCAGAAATACAGGAAAAACTCTTCCAAGAGTTGGAAGCTGAAATCGGTATAGACCGTCACCCAAC CTATGAAGACCGTCTGAGGATGCCTTACACCGAAGCATTCATCACAGAGATCTTCCGTTACGGTTCAATCACGCCCCTGGCACTTCACGGAAACCCCGAAGAAACAACACTGAACGGCTACAGAATCCCCAAGAGGTCCTGGATTATCGGAAACATCTATGGAATTCACTGGGATAAAAAG GTGTGGAAAGACCCTGAAAATTTCCGACCAGAGAGATTCATTGATGAATCAGGTCAGCTCGTGCGGTCAGAGAACGTTGTGGGATTCTCCGTGG GTCGTAGGAACTGCCTTGGAGAGTCCTTGGCTAGGATTGAAACCTTCCAGTTTCTGACAGGAATGCTACAGAAGTTCAAGTTTGGTATTCCTCCCGGCCACAAGATCCCGAACACAGATTACCATTGTGGGGTTACTCTAAACCCCAAGTCATTCAAACTTATGGTGACAGAAAGATTTGCTAAAGCTGGATGA